A single Nicotiana tabacum cultivar K326 chromosome 5, ASM71507v2, whole genome shotgun sequence DNA region contains:
- the LOC107799291 gene encoding protein ROOT PRIMORDIUM DEFECTIVE 1, translating into MRILQLRWKNPAKISSKTPLSFGPFNSTTQTRWKKPANTAQTRLENRTRDPNLDKLTAQYRRLKLILNLYDVVSAKKRGRYVSVQSLSKWAPHAGINTITAGDLLRKYPHIFEVFTHHIKRNLCCRFREKFVILLKQEEDFISQNEHENVMRIKKILMMSVNGTIHLHALRLMRTELGLPENFRDSVVIKYDEVFRMVDLEIVELINRNGADESFGVAKVESWRQKEYTEKWLSEFEVKYAFPIHFPTGFKIEPGYREKLKNWQRLPYVKPYERELTYHLNGLKSEPLGQSLGCDELISRSKGVGKHSFGGVERYEKRVVAIIHEILSLTVEKLVPLERLAHYKKDLGIEVNIRELLLKHPGIFYISTKGNTEIVFLREAYNKGCLIELNPIYDLRRKVLELLLLGNRHTGELRTERELTDDIRDVTDDENGWESREGDFVIPILESFSDHDSDDNLN; encoded by the coding sequence ATGAGAATTCTACAACTCAGGTGGAAGAATCCGGCGAAGATATCATCAAAAACTCCACTTTCATTCGGCCCTTTCAATTCCACAACCCAAACCCGGTGGAAGAAACCAGCAAACACAGCCCAAACCCGACTGGAAAACCGGACCCGAGACCCGAATCTCGATAAACTCACAGCTCAATACCGGAGACTTAAACTCATCCTCAACCTCTACGACGTCGTATCTGCTAAAAAACGCGGTCGTTATGTCTCAGTTCAGTCACTTTCCAAGTGGGCCCCACATGCCGGCATTAACACCATCACCGCCGGTGATCTTCTCCGGAAATACCCCCATATTTTTGAGGTGTTTACACATCATATTAAGCGTAATTTATGCTGCAGGTTTAGGGAGAAATTTGTCATTTTGCTTAAGCAAGAAGAagatttcatatcacaaaatgAACATGAAAATGTGATGAGAATAAAGAAGATTTTAATGATGTCTGTTAATGGTACTATACATTTGCATGCACTTAGACTAATGAGGACTGAATTGGGTTTGCCTGAAAACTTCAGGGACTCAGTTGTAATAAAGTATGATGAAGTTTTTAGGATGGTGGATTTGGAAATTGTTGAATTAATTAATAGAAATGGAGCAGATGAGAGTTTTGGGGTGGCAAAGGTTGAATCTTGGAGGCAAAAGGAGTATACTGAGAAATGGTTGAGTGAATTTGAGGTCAAATATGCATTTCCTATTCATTTCCCAACCGGGTTTAAGATAGAACCAGGTTatagagaaaaattgaaaaattggcAAAGGCTTCCTTATGTTAAGCCTTACGAAAGAGAACTCACGTATCACTTGAATGGACTAAAATCTGAACCCTTGGGACAATCTTTAGGATGTGATGAGTTGATATCGAGGTCAAAGGGAGTTGGAAAGCATAGTTTTGGAGGGGTTGAGCGGTATGAGAAGCGAGTTGTGGCGATTATTCATGAAATTTTGAGCTTGACTGTTGAGAAGTTGGTGCCCCTCGAAAGGTTGGCACATTATAAGAAGGACCTCGGCATTGAAGTTAATATTCGTGAGTTGTTGTTGAAGCATCCTGGGATATTTTACATATCCACTAAAGGGAATACTGAAATTGTTTTCCTTAGAGAAGCATATAATAAAGGGTGTTTGATTGAGTTGAACCCAATTTATGATTTGAGAAGAAAGGTATTGGAGCTTCTCTTGTTGGGGAACCGTCATACGGGAGAGTTGAGAACGGAAAGGGAACTGACGGATGATATTAGAGACGTGACAGATGATGAAAATGGATGGGAAAGCAGAGAGGGTGACTTTGTTATTCCAATTCTCGAGAGTTTTTCTGATCATGACAGCGATGACAATTTGAACTAG
- the LOC107799295 gene encoding alpha-L-arabinofuranosidase 1-like — MDSSRSLCCILLLVLFGISVQYQCSASGIDANETALLLVNASEASARKMPDTLFGIFFEEINHAGAGGLWAELISNRGFESGDHNFPSSIEPWSIIGDESSVIVSTELSSCFDRNKVALRVQVLCDSKGAKLCPDGGVGVYNPGFWGMNIEQGKRYKLVFYVRSQESINLSVGLTGSNGLKKLATVVVVAANVSNWTKVEVLLEAEGTDPNSRLELRSATKGVIWFDQVSLMPMDTYKGHGFRKDLFGMLKALKPAFIRFPGGCFVEGGWLRNAFRWKETIGPWEERPGHLGDVWNYWTDDGLGHFEFLQLAEDLDALPIWVFNNGISHNDQVDTFHVLPLVQEILDGLEFARGGSDSKWGSIRAAMGHPEPFDLRYVAIGNEDCDKTQYRGNYLKFYSAIKEAYPDIKIISNCDASAKALDHPADLYDFHIYDNASTVFSLANHFDDAPRNGPKAFISEYAVHGNDAGKGSLLAALAEAGFLIGVEKNSDAVEMASYAPLFANNNDWMWKADAIVFTSSQAYGTPSYWMQHLFKESNGATLLSSTLQANSSDSLIASAITWRNEIDDNEYLRIKVVNFGSSTVALKISISGLEQNSLQSFGATKTTLTSTNVMDENSFEDPKKVSPVETLVKQVSENMDVVLSPYSFTSFDLLRKSISIRTTTTASGLESSF; from the exons ATGGATTCAAGCCGCTCCCTTTGTTGTATTCTCCTTTTAGTTCTATTTGGAATATCCGTCCAATACCAATGCTCTGCAAGTGGGATTGATGCAAACGAAACAGCGCTACTGTTAGTAAATGCATCTGAAGCATCAGCGAGGAAAATGCCGGATACTCTGTTTGGAATATTCTTTGAG GAGATCAATCATGCTGGTGCTGGTGGATTGTGGGCTGAACTTATCAGCAACAGAG GTTTTGAATCGGGAGACCATAATTTTCCATCTAGCATTGAACCTTGGTCTATCATTGGCGATGAGTCTTCTGTGATCGTATCAACTGAGCTTTCATCATGCTTTGATCGGAATAAAGTTGCACTTCGAGTACAGGTGCTTTGTGACAGTAAAGGTGCCAAACTCTGTCCAGATGGAGGAGTTGGTGTCTACAACCCGGGATTCTGGGGCATG AATATTGAACAGGGAAAGAGATACAAACTGGTGTTTTATGTGCGTTCACAAGAGTCTATTAATTTATCAGTAGGTTTAACCGGTTCAAATGGATTAAAGAAGCTGGCTACTGTTGTCGTAGT AGCTGCAAATGTATCAAATTGGACAAAGGTGGAGGTTTTGTTGGAAGCGGAAGGAACAGATCCCAATTCAAGACTCGAACTGAGATCAGCTACAAAGGGTGTTATATGGTTTGATCAAGTATCATTGATGCCTATGGACACGTACAAG GGGCATGGCTTCCGGAAAGACCTTTTTGGAATGCTTAAAGCCTTGAAACCAGCATTCATCAGATTTCCAG GAGGCTGTTTTGTTGAAGGCGGCTGGTTAAGAAATGCATTCCGGTGGAAAGAAACTATTGGACCATGGGAAGAGAGGCCTGGGCATTTAGGTGATGTGTGGAATTACTGGACTGATGATGGGCTTGGTCATTTCGAGTTTCTTCAG CTTGCAGAGGATTTGGATGCATTGCCAATCTGGGTTTTCAACAACG GAATCAGCCACAATGATCAAGTTGACACTTTCCATGTCTTACCTCTCGTGCAA GAAATCTTAGATGGTCTTGAATTTGCAAGAGGTGGTTCTGACTCAAAATGGGGTTCGATTCGAGCTGCAATGGGACATCCAGAGCCCTTTGATTTGAGATATGTTGCTATTGGAAACGAGGATTGTGATAAGACACAGTACCGAG GAAATTACCTCAAGTTCTATTCAGCAATCAAAGAAGCCTACCCAGATATTAAGATAATCTCTAACTGTGATGCTTCTGCCAAAGCATTGGATCATCCAGCTGATTTATATGATTTTCAC ATTTATGACAATGCAAGTACTGTGTTCTCTCTTGCCAACCATTTCGATGACGCACCACGCAATGGACCGAAG GCTTTTATAAGTGAGTATGCTGTGCACGGAAATGATGCTGGAAAAGGTAGTCTTTTAGCAGCATTGGCTGAAGCTGGTTTCCTCATTGGGGTAGAAAAGAACAG TGATGCAGTTGAAATGGCAAGCTATGCACCCCTATTCGCTAATAACAATGACTGGAT GTGGAAAGCAGATGCGATTGTTTTCACTTCTTCACAGGCATATGGAACCCCTAGTTATTGGATGCAACACCTTTTCAAAGAGTCAAACGGCGCAACTCTTCTAAGTTCAACACTTCAAGCTAATTCTTCAGATTCACTAATAGCATCTGCCATAACCTGGCGAAATGAGATTGATGACAACGAGTACTTAAGAATAAAG GTTGTGAACTTTGGGAGCAGCACAGTTGCTCTTAAAATCTCTATCAGTGGATTGGAGCAGAACTCGTTGCAGTCCTTTGGGGCAACAAAAACTACATTAACATCTACCAATGTGATGGATGAGAATTCTTTTGAAGATCCTAAGAAG GTGTCACCAGTTGAAACTTTGGTCAAACAAGTTAGCGAGAACATGGATGTTGTACTTTCACCGTATTCTTTCACTTCGTTTGATTTGTTAAGAAAATCCATCAGCATTAGGACAACAACAACTGCTTCTGGCCTTGAATCTTCATTCTAA
- the LOC107799289 gene encoding large ribosomal subunit protein cL37 alpha-like, whose amino-acid sequence MRLISRNHCMRLSGRNVFLLIPAKAHFAPMVIQKRNSKAEEMALLFNTPPTTTPSSHASSNSSTFAATSYPFFRFCNDPIALQPKSYVNYYIQAPFILKGRSALIAKAATDIDSAGSDNTESDEESKLVGNLPLESKLQLKLEQKMKMKLAKNIRLRRKKLVRKRRLRKKGRWPPSKLKKNKNV is encoded by the exons ATGCGACTTATAAGTCGTAATCACTGCATGCGATTATCTGGGAGGAACGTTTTTCTTCTTATTCCAGCAAAAGCCCATTTTGCTCCAATGGTTATTCAGAAAAGAAATTCCAAAGCGGAAGAGATGGCCCTACTGTTCAATACCCCGCCTACTACTACTCCCTCCTCTCATGCATCCTCTAATTCTTCAACTTTTGCTGCTACTTCTTACCCAT TCTTCAGGTTTTGCAACGATCCCATTGCTTTGCAACCAAAGTCATATGTCAATTACTATATTCAAGCACCCTTTATTCTCAAAGGAAGAAGTGCCTTGATTGCTAAGGCAGCTACTGATATTGATAGCGCGGGTTCTGATAATACAGAGAGTGATGAAGAAAGCAAGCTTGTTGGTAACCTGCCATTGGAGTCTAAGCTTCAGCTGAAGCTTGAgcagaagatgaagatgaagttgGCAAAGAATATCCGATTAAGAAGGAAGAAACTTGTTAGGAAGCGACGCTTAAGGAAGAAAGGGCGATGGCCACCTTCAAAGTTGAAAAAGAACAAGAATGTTTAG